A part of Terriglobus roseus genomic DNA contains:
- a CDS encoding thymidine kinase has product MQAETSSPCPATPGVLEVIVGPMFSGKSEELIRRLKRARIAKQRVGCFKPDIDLRYHRTAIASHSEQTHEASVVTPNSDRLREELFATGLVDRIEVIGLDEVQFFDEGILPLTMELIHLGKRVILAGLDTTFANEPFGPVPNLMALADKVTKLNAVCMVCGQPAIHTQRLGHSQELVVVGAVGMYEARCRAHFQPYVEETAEQMDLPVVTAV; this is encoded by the coding sequence ATGCAGGCTGAAACCAGTTCTCCTTGCCCGGCGACGCCGGGTGTGCTGGAAGTGATCGTTGGACCCATGTTTTCCGGGAAGAGTGAAGAACTCATCCGGCGGCTGAAGCGTGCGCGCATTGCAAAACAGCGTGTGGGCTGCTTTAAGCCCGACATCGACCTGCGTTATCACCGCACGGCCATTGCATCGCATTCCGAACAGACGCACGAAGCTTCTGTAGTGACACCGAATTCGGACCGTCTTCGTGAAGAGCTGTTCGCGACAGGATTGGTCGATCGCATTGAGGTGATTGGGCTGGATGAGGTGCAGTTCTTTGATGAAGGCATTTTGCCACTCACCATGGAGTTGATCCATCTGGGTAAGCGCGTGATTCTTGCAGGGCTGGATACTACCTTTGCGAATGAGCCTTTTGGCCCCGTGCCGAACCTGATGGCGCTTGCCGATAAGGTCACGAAGCTGAATGCCGTTTGCATGGTCTGCGGACAGCCCGCTATACACACGCAACGGCTTGGTCATTCACAGGAGTTGGTTGTGGTGGGCGCCGTGGGCATGTATGAAGCTCGCTGCAGAGCGCACTTTCAGCCGTATGTGGAAGAGACTGCGGAGCAGATGGATTTGCCTGTCGTCACCGCGGTTTAG
- a CDS encoding cupin domain-containing protein, producing the protein MKYLFGATFALAVVASPLVAQTAVPPSDMVTAATLRSTGDDLLKQARASKDGIAFKVLLTRPDGAEQLAVRVKSGQGEWHQDFADVLIGLEGEAEVVTGGTVVNAKDTAPGEKRGDSVSGGKRQPFHAGDAIRIEPGTPHQMILKPGSTFRYFVVKVRAK; encoded by the coding sequence ATGAAGTATCTTTTCGGCGCTACGTTTGCGCTTGCCGTTGTTGCATCCCCGCTCGTCGCGCAGACCGCCGTGCCGCCCAGTGACATGGTTACCGCCGCTACGCTTCGCAGCACGGGCGATGATCTGTTGAAACAGGCGCGTGCTTCGAAAGACGGCATCGCGTTCAAGGTTTTGCTGACGCGTCCGGATGGTGCGGAACAGCTTGCCGTGCGCGTGAAGAGCGGCCAGGGAGAATGGCATCAGGACTTCGCAGATGTCTTGATCGGCCTGGAGGGTGAAGCGGAAGTGGTGACCGGCGGTACGGTGGTGAATGCTAAAGACACCGCGCCGGGAGAGAAGCGCGGCGATAGTGTAAGTGGTGGCAAACGCCAGCCGTTTCATGCAGGTGACGCCATTCGCATTGAACCTGGCACGCCGCATCAGATGATTCTGAAACCCGGCAGCACTTTCCGTTATTTCGTGGTGAAGGTGAGGGCGAAGTAG
- a CDS encoding DUF2946 family protein, with product MRKLLAILLLVVFGLPLASSLFALTPRSEASLPACCRRAGMHHCTQMAQQDEQPTDHRHVSVLQEKCPCCPAVLSLGTGTNLLAPPSAPLLFTALQGQSTVVTQAELSQRIAHDRARGKRGPPSFLNR from the coding sequence TTGCGTAAGCTTCTCGCCATCCTGTTGCTGGTTGTCTTCGGCTTGCCGTTGGCATCGTCGCTCTTCGCACTCACCCCGCGAAGTGAAGCGTCGCTGCCTGCCTGCTGCCGCCGCGCCGGCATGCACCACTGCACGCAGATGGCGCAACAGGACGAGCAGCCAACGGATCACCGCCACGTCTCAGTCCTGCAGGAGAAGTGCCCCTGCTGTCCAGCAGTGCTAAGCCTTGGCACCGGCACCAACCTCCTCGCACCTCCTTCTGCGCCGTTGCTGTTCACGGCTTTACAGGGGCAATCGACGGTTGTTACGCAAGCAGAACTTAGTCAACGCATTGCGCATGATCGAGCGCGCGGAAAACGCGGCCCTCCCTCCTTCCTAAATCGGTAA
- a CDS encoding phosphatase PAP2 family protein, protein MLNRPYRIATGLFRFVAIASLSIACVSAIAQSPNDTALRGLSPVTTLYKTANGQAALSANLTVTGGIQTGAIPQPTLLPAEEQRQLALRDAAITSANAAQLADALGTALGSAYVARAHYIDRSHFTVASESVTQVLNVALSTSGTHSAIAKFFFANGTTDGKTAATGPAADAMHAANGVTDPFGRAYHLPAGSPNADTYGNSRPFQTEPEFRRIVGRDYFNLVTDNTVYTRGPVMDLINSPSYPSGHTTYGYTASLVLGLLVPDRYPQMIARGAEYGNSRIIVGAHYAMDVLGGRTLALHDMAHLLANDPAYLKSSKVSDFRAAVTQARTDLGHVLESACGKTVAECATEDTSRYSDASAVSAFYAVTQTYGLPVVYPETATKVEDVGKIAPEAGYLLTAAYPSLTLAEADQILTETEGPGGGFLDDGSAFGLYSRINLYEAAVRAASLTKSRAGTK, encoded by the coding sequence ATGCTGAATCGTCCTTATCGAATTGCCACAGGTCTATTTCGCTTTGTAGCGATCGCATCGCTTTCTATTGCTTGCGTCTCTGCGATTGCGCAGTCTCCCAATGACACTGCGCTCCGTGGCTTGTCTCCAGTAACGACGCTCTACAAGACAGCAAACGGGCAGGCGGCGCTGAGTGCGAACCTTACTGTGACCGGTGGTATTCAAACCGGCGCCATTCCGCAACCTACATTGTTGCCCGCGGAAGAGCAGCGCCAGCTTGCTTTGCGCGATGCGGCGATTACTTCCGCGAATGCGGCGCAGCTTGCCGATGCTCTCGGAACGGCGCTTGGATCTGCGTATGTGGCGCGTGCACATTACATTGATCGATCACATTTCACCGTGGCGTCAGAGAGTGTCACGCAGGTGCTCAACGTTGCGCTTAGCACCAGCGGAACGCATTCCGCTATTGCGAAGTTCTTCTTCGCGAATGGCACCACCGATGGCAAAACCGCAGCGACCGGCCCTGCAGCAGATGCGATGCATGCAGCGAACGGCGTAACTGATCCGTTTGGTCGTGCGTATCATCTGCCTGCGGGCAGTCCGAATGCTGACACGTATGGCAATTCGCGTCCGTTTCAAACGGAGCCGGAGTTTCGCCGTATCGTAGGCCGCGACTATTTCAATTTAGTTACGGACAACACCGTCTATACGCGCGGACCAGTGATGGACCTGATTAATAGTCCGTCGTATCCCAGCGGTCACACCACCTATGGCTATACGGCATCGCTGGTGCTCGGACTGTTAGTGCCGGATCGTTATCCGCAGATGATTGCGCGCGGCGCGGAGTATGGGAACAGCCGCATCATTGTTGGCGCGCACTATGCAATGGACGTACTCGGCGGGCGTACTCTCGCACTTCACGATATGGCGCATCTTCTTGCAAACGATCCTGCCTATCTCAAGAGCAGTAAGGTTTCAGATTTTCGTGCGGCAGTTACTCAGGCTCGCACAGACTTGGGTCATGTGCTGGAAAGTGCTTGCGGAAAGACTGTGGCTGAATGCGCCACGGAAGATACCAGCCGTTACAGCGATGCATCTGCAGTCTCCGCTTTTTATGCGGTGACGCAGACATACGGCTTACCAGTGGTTTATCCGGAGACTGCCACAAAGGTAGAAGATGTGGGCAAGATCGCGCCGGAAGCAGGATATCTTCTTACGGCAGCATATCCGTCGCTGACGCTGGCAGAAGCGGATCAGATTCTGACAGAGACCGAAGGCCCAGGTGGTGGTTTCCTGGATGATGGCTCTGCCTTCGGTCTCTATTCTCGAATCAATCTTTACGAAGCTGCCGTGCGTGCCGCTTCGTTGACGAAGTCTCGTGCTGGAACAAAGTAG
- a CDS encoding YbjQ family protein, translating to MALHPAFVTTALELPGYRIVRSLGLVRGIVVRSRSVFGTIGASLQTLVGGDITLFTNLCERTRQDALLRMEEHAVAMGANAVVAFRYDANEVMQGVTEVLAYGTAVVVEPIS from the coding sequence GTGGCACTTCATCCCGCTTTTGTCACTACCGCTCTTGAACTTCCCGGTTATCGCATCGTTCGCAGTCTTGGGCTGGTACGAGGCATCGTCGTTCGATCGCGTTCGGTGTTTGGCACCATCGGCGCAAGCTTGCAAACGCTGGTGGGCGGCGATATTACCCTGTTCACCAATCTTTGCGAACGCACGCGACAAGACGCTCTTTTGCGCATGGAAGAACATGCCGTTGCCATGGGCGCGAATGCTGTTGTTGCTTTTCGCTATGACGCGAATGAAGTGATGCAGGGCGTTACAGAAGTGTTGGCGTATGGAACTGCGGTCGTTGTAGAACCAATTTCCTAG
- a CDS encoding PQQ-binding-like beta-propeller repeat protein, with protein sequence MNLFPSLLRTGAIASLACVSLLPHTVTVHASGASQSTDWNVYGGNKAGQRYSPLTQINRANVKQLRVAWTFDTGESPAGLQTHPLIAQGRMFVYSPQQIVFGLDAATGKQLWKFDSGIRTGQPARGFAYWKSPDGTHDILLAQTLYAIWALDPSTGKPMLSFGKDGHIDLRNDLGPESPQGTVAITTPGMIYKDVLITGFRTGETEPSPHGDIRAYNIHTGALVWSFHTIPHPGEPGYETWPKDAWKYTGGANNWTGGVLDEARGIFYAPTGSAVSDFYGADRVGNDLYANSLLALDAATGKLLWHFQAVHHDMWDRDFPSPPVLLTLHRNGRSIDAVAQVTKHGQVFVFDRVTGKPLFPIEEKPFPASTVPGEAASPTQPMSTAIEPFARQRLTADMLTTRTPEAHAWATEKFRTFVSDGQFIPFRVDQETVVFPGFDGGAEWGGEAADPRTGVLYINANDVAWTGGLTAVKSGESAGATLYNAQCAVCHGTDRKGQADVFPSLIEATKKLTAQQMTDVIHNGRGRMPGFTNLTGDPLNALLSYVRSGDLTPTDRSDKQEAASGDGKNAAPPAKYRFTGYHKFLDPDGYPAIQPPWGTLNALDLNTGKYLWHVPLGEYPELAAKGMKNTGSENYGGPVLTASGLLFIGATNFDNKLRCFDTKTGKVLWEYTMDYAGNATPATYMVNGKQYVVIANSSARNSKAKHGTKYVAFALP encoded by the coding sequence ATGAATCTGTTTCCCTCATTGCTGCGAACCGGTGCAATCGCCTCTCTGGCGTGCGTCTCTCTTTTGCCTCACACGGTAACCGTGCACGCCTCCGGTGCCTCGCAATCAACGGATTGGAACGTGTATGGCGGAAACAAGGCTGGCCAGCGTTACTCGCCCCTGACTCAGATCAACCGCGCCAACGTGAAGCAGCTTCGCGTGGCGTGGACGTTTGACACAGGCGAATCGCCCGCAGGATTGCAGACACATCCGTTGATTGCTCAAGGCAGGATGTTCGTCTACTCGCCGCAACAAATCGTTTTCGGGCTGGATGCAGCCACCGGCAAACAGCTGTGGAAGTTTGACTCTGGCATCCGTACCGGCCAGCCTGCGCGCGGATTCGCATACTGGAAGAGCCCCGACGGCACCCACGACATCCTCTTGGCGCAGACGCTCTATGCCATCTGGGCTCTTGATCCATCCACCGGCAAACCGATGTTGTCTTTCGGCAAGGATGGACACATCGATCTGCGCAATGACCTTGGCCCTGAATCGCCGCAAGGCACGGTCGCCATCACCACTCCGGGGATGATCTACAAAGACGTCCTCATCACCGGCTTCCGCACCGGCGAAACAGAACCGTCGCCACACGGAGATATTCGCGCCTACAACATCCACACCGGCGCACTGGTCTGGAGCTTTCATACCATTCCTCATCCCGGTGAGCCTGGTTACGAAACATGGCCGAAAGACGCCTGGAAATACACCGGCGGTGCAAACAACTGGACAGGCGGCGTGCTGGATGAAGCGCGTGGCATCTTCTATGCACCAACCGGCTCAGCGGTAAGTGACTTCTACGGTGCAGATCGCGTGGGCAACGATCTATACGCGAACTCGCTGCTGGCTCTTGATGCCGCGACGGGCAAACTGCTGTGGCACTTTCAAGCCGTTCATCACGACATGTGGGATCGTGATTTTCCCTCGCCGCCAGTGCTGCTAACGCTGCATCGCAATGGCAGATCTATCGACGCCGTGGCACAAGTAACAAAGCACGGGCAGGTCTTCGTGTTCGATCGTGTCACAGGCAAGCCGCTGTTTCCTATCGAAGAAAAGCCGTTTCCCGCGAGCACTGTTCCCGGCGAAGCCGCATCACCGACGCAGCCGATGTCCACTGCCATTGAACCCTTCGCTCGACAGCGTTTAACAGCAGATATGTTGACCACACGAACGCCGGAAGCGCATGCGTGGGCCACTGAGAAATTCCGCACGTTTGTCAGCGATGGCCAATTCATTCCCTTCCGCGTGGATCAGGAAACCGTTGTCTTTCCTGGCTTTGACGGAGGCGCAGAGTGGGGTGGCGAAGCAGCCGATCCCCGTACCGGAGTGCTGTATATCAACGCTAACGATGTGGCCTGGACCGGTGGCCTGACCGCAGTCAAGAGTGGTGAAAGCGCAGGAGCGACGCTCTACAACGCACAATGCGCTGTATGCCACGGCACGGATCGCAAAGGTCAGGCGGACGTCTTTCCGTCGTTGATTGAAGCGACGAAAAAACTCACCGCGCAACAAATGACCGACGTGATTCACAATGGTCGCGGACGCATGCCAGGATTCACCAACCTTACGGGCGATCCTCTGAACGCGCTCCTCTCCTACGTACGCAGCGGTGACCTCACGCCAACCGACCGTAGCGACAAACAGGAAGCCGCATCCGGCGACGGCAAAAATGCCGCACCGCCAGCGAAATATCGTTTCACGGGATATCACAAGTTCCTTGATCCCGATGGCTATCCTGCCATCCAACCACCCTGGGGAACGCTGAATGCCCTAGACCTAAACACCGGCAAGTACCTGTGGCATGTACCGCTGGGTGAATATCCGGAGCTAGCAGCGAAGGGCATGAAAAACACAGGCAGCGAGAACTACGGGGGCCCTGTGCTGACCGCCAGTGGCTTGCTGTTTATTGGCGCAACTAACTTCGACAACAAGTTGCGCTGCTTCGATACCAAGACCGGCAAAGTGCTGTGGGAGTACACCATGGACTACGCTGGCAACGCCACGCCTGCCACATACATGGTGAATGGCAAGCAGTATGTGGTCATCGCAAACAGCAGCGCGCGCAACAGCAAGGCGAAACATGGCACAAAGTACGTTGCGTTTGCGTTGCCATAA
- a CDS encoding alginate export family protein: MTLRLPALVSSALFFFAAPVSEAQIPSPDISKPTPLTVSVWDRQRVNVTQWFSATPNAEQYAHVDSLLRIALQQRIKRIDWTAELSQNSELWLPNDAVSPVPAQGHLGLGGTYYAHNGNNRFPAVASFKQGWIRYHFAHDSNTIRLGRFEFTDGTEIKPTDKSLQWLQANRIAQRLIGSFGFSNGQRSLDGVEVKVNKGSWDVTAMGARAVQGVFNMNANPELDVDAQYLAWSRTAAKQHVLVRAFAIGYHDGRTGVTKVDNRSQTARTADHNNIRIGSYGTSMIAAVPVSKNVKLDGLFWGVLQNGRWGVQDHRAGAVALEGGVQFTQVKSSPWIRGGFLRTTGDENPNENTHNTYFQVLPTPRNYARFPFFNMMNSKEAFVQLMDKPTPKLDIRTDLHFLGLTSRSDLWYLGGGPLDKTTFGYTGRLANGNSSLATLYDISADYQVTPRLSLTAYYAHVWGKDVVRAIYPVNTHAQFGFMEMNYRFSLPLQRTH, translated from the coding sequence ATGACGCTACGACTCCCCGCTCTTGTCTCGTCCGCACTGTTTTTCTTTGCCGCTCCAGTCTCTGAAGCACAGATTCCTTCACCTGATATTTCTAAGCCCACGCCGCTGACAGTGAGCGTGTGGGATCGTCAGCGCGTGAATGTAACGCAGTGGTTTTCCGCCACACCCAATGCAGAACAATATGCCCACGTCGATAGCCTTTTGCGCATCGCATTGCAGCAGCGCATCAAGCGCATTGACTGGACAGCCGAACTTTCGCAAAACAGCGAACTATGGCTGCCAAACGATGCTGTTTCGCCCGTGCCTGCACAGGGACATCTTGGCCTTGGCGGTACCTATTATGCGCACAATGGCAACAATCGTTTCCCCGCTGTTGCTTCATTCAAGCAGGGATGGATACGCTATCACTTTGCGCATGATTCCAACACCATTCGCCTGGGCCGTTTCGAATTCACTGATGGAACAGAAATTAAACCTACCGATAAGTCGCTTCAGTGGTTGCAGGCGAACCGCATCGCACAGCGCCTGATCGGCTCCTTTGGTTTCTCCAACGGCCAGCGTTCGCTGGACGGTGTGGAGGTAAAGGTAAACAAGGGTTCATGGGATGTAACTGCGATGGGTGCGCGCGCCGTGCAGGGTGTGTTCAACATGAACGCGAACCCGGAACTGGATGTGGATGCGCAGTATCTCGCATGGTCGCGTACAGCGGCGAAACAACACGTATTGGTGCGTGCGTTTGCCATCGGCTATCACGACGGGCGCACGGGCGTTACGAAAGTAGACAATCGCTCACAGACCGCACGCACTGCAGACCATAACAACATTCGAATCGGTTCTTATGGAACCAGCATGATCGCGGCTGTTCCTGTCTCAAAAAACGTGAAGCTCGACGGTCTGTTCTGGGGTGTTTTGCAAAACGGACGTTGGGGTGTGCAGGATCATCGCGCAGGTGCGGTCGCACTTGAAGGCGGTGTGCAGTTTACGCAGGTGAAATCTTCGCCGTGGATTCGTGGTGGATTTCTACGCACCACGGGCGATGAGAATCCCAACGAAAACACACACAACACTTACTTCCAGGTGTTGCCCACACCACGCAACTATGCGCGATTCCCTTTCTTCAACATGATGAATTCGAAGGAAGCGTTTGTGCAGTTGATGGATAAGCCGACACCTAAGCTGGATATCCGTACCGATCTACACTTCCTCGGCCTGACCAGTCGCAGCGATCTTTGGTATTTGGGTGGCGGCCCGCTGGATAAAACGACCTTCGGTTACACGGGGCGTCTCGCGAACGGAAACAGTAGTCTGGCCACGTTGTATGACATCAGCGCGGATTATCAAGTAACACCACGCCTCTCACTTACTGCTTATTACGCGCACGTATGGGGCAAAGACGTGGTGCGTGCGATCTATCCCGTAAACACACATGCGCAGTTCGGCTTTATGGAAATGAACTATCGATTCAGCCTGCCGCTACAACGCACTCATTAG
- a CDS encoding riboflavin synthase, whose protein sequence is MFTGLIAETGTVVSLEKKVGVTRIHVAAPTLAKQLGTGDSIAVSGVCLTALNITPESFEADLLEETIRRTSLTHLSPGTRVNLELPTPAGTPLGGHVVQGHVDGVGYLLSLTAVTSDADYTDWTLKIAAPAALSPYIVEKGSIAINGISLTVAKVEPAADGAKEVTVALIPHTYAVTNIHTLQPGDPVNLEVDVLAKYAEQRAKKNETESITELSLIAAGF, encoded by the coding sequence ATGTTTACTGGGCTGATCGCAGAGACGGGCACCGTAGTTTCGCTGGAGAAAAAAGTTGGCGTCACACGCATTCATGTTGCCGCCCCCACGCTGGCGAAGCAGCTTGGCACGGGCGATTCGATCGCAGTATCCGGTGTATGCCTTACTGCGCTGAATATCACGCCTGAGAGCTTCGAGGCGGACCTGCTGGAAGAGACCATCCGGCGCACGTCGCTGACACATCTTTCTCCCGGAACTCGCGTCAACCTGGAGCTGCCTACACCTGCCGGAACTCCGCTGGGTGGCCATGTCGTTCAGGGACATGTGGATGGCGTCGGTTATCTGTTATCGCTAACGGCCGTGACGTCCGACGCGGACTACACCGATTGGACACTGAAGATCGCCGCACCTGCTGCGCTATCGCCCTACATCGTTGAAAAGGGATCGATTGCCATTAACGGCATCTCGCTCACTGTGGCAAAGGTAGAGCCCGCAGCAGATGGCGCAAAGGAAGTGACAGTCGCTCTCATTCCGCATACTTACGCGGTGACGAACATCCACACGCTGCAGCCGGGCGATCCTGTGAATCTGGAAGTGGATGTTCTGGCGAAATATGCCGAACAACGGGCGAAGAAAAACGAAACCGAGTCGATTACCGAACTGTCACTGATCGCGGCGGGATTCTAA
- a CDS encoding PepSY-associated TM helix domain-containing protein, which produces MATAAANVSVEEQGRRLYRTIWRWHFYAGIFCIPLVIWLSITGSIYLFKPQIERWMDRPYNHLRLTGPRATPEQIARTAVIAVPGSTLHYYELPPSDDAAVRVIVGIGKKEYRVYVNPQTLAILHTISEDRRFMTVVQHMHGELLVGTPGSYLVELAASWAIVLLLTGLYLWWPRQTEKLAGVLWIRTRSGSRIFWRDLHAVTGLWVSALALFLILTGLPWAKGWGGYFKKVRQVTGTSATKQDWTTSRADALADRMAQNSNSLSNAMDDMPGMEHSGHMGHDMGSVDDMMMGTDPYQPFNVLVPVAATLHLAAPVEIMPAMKTGGAWTIKSDAQNRTLRDVLQADPETGAIVSRKNFNQGMILDRVVGTGIAAHEGQLFGLMNQLLGLGTAMGLVLLCVSAVILWWRRRHVGVLGAPVPLARPRWSFALVAAVLTLAIYLPAMAFSLIAVLLLESTVLSRVPAIGRWLGLSVVA; this is translated from the coding sequence ATGGCAACCGCTGCCGCGAACGTCTCTGTAGAAGAGCAAGGGCGTCGCTTGTATCGCACCATCTGGCGTTGGCATTTCTATGCTGGCATCTTCTGTATCCCTCTTGTCATATGGCTATCGATTACAGGTTCGATCTATCTATTCAAGCCGCAGATCGAACGCTGGATGGATCGTCCCTATAACCATCTGCGTCTCACTGGCCCGCGCGCCACGCCAGAGCAGATCGCTCGCACTGCTGTCATTGCAGTTCCAGGTTCAACACTGCATTACTACGAACTGCCGCCAAGCGATGATGCTGCGGTGCGAGTAATCGTGGGCATTGGCAAGAAGGAGTATCGCGTCTACGTGAATCCACAGACGCTTGCCATCCTGCACACCATCAGCGAAGACCGCCGGTTCATGACAGTGGTTCAGCATATGCATGGTGAGTTGCTGGTGGGAACACCAGGCTCGTACCTGGTTGAGCTTGCTGCTTCATGGGCGATCGTCCTGCTGCTTACTGGTTTGTATCTGTGGTGGCCGCGACAGACGGAGAAGCTTGCGGGCGTTCTGTGGATACGCACACGCAGTGGCAGCCGCATCTTCTGGCGAGACCTCCACGCGGTAACTGGTCTGTGGGTTTCGGCACTCGCGTTGTTCCTCATCCTCACCGGACTTCCCTGGGCCAAAGGTTGGGGAGGCTACTTCAAGAAGGTCCGGCAAGTAACAGGCACATCCGCTACCAAGCAGGATTGGACCACGAGCCGCGCCGATGCGCTTGCTGATCGTATGGCACAGAACAGCAACAGCCTGAGCAATGCCATGGACGACATGCCGGGCATGGAACACTCAGGCCATATGGGCCACGACATGGGAAGCGTGGACGACATGATGATGGGCACCGATCCATACCAGCCCTTCAACGTGCTCGTCCCAGTCGCAGCAACACTACATCTGGCCGCGCCGGTGGAGATCATGCCTGCCATGAAGACTGGCGGTGCATGGACGATCAAGTCTGACGCACAGAACCGCACGCTACGCGATGTGTTGCAAGCGGACCCCGAGACAGGAGCCATCGTAAGCCGGAAGAACTTCAATCAGGGGATGATTCTTGATCGTGTTGTTGGAACGGGGATTGCCGCGCACGAAGGTCAACTCTTTGGACTGATGAACCAGTTGCTGGGACTGGGCACGGCAATGGGATTGGTTCTGCTTTGCGTCAGCGCAGTTATCCTCTGGTGGAGAAGACGGCATGTTGGAGTGTTAGGCGCTCCCGTGCCATTAGCACGTCCACGCTGGAGTTTCGCATTGGTGGCCGCGGTGCTTACACTTGCGATCTATCTGCCAGCGATGGCGTTCTCGTTGATTGCGGTCTTGCTATTGGAATCGACGGTACTGTCGCGCGTTCCAGCGATCGGTCGCTGGCTTGGACTCAGTGTTGTCGCATAG
- a CDS encoding VOC family protein: MASTGRVTGVGGVFLRARDPKALTDWYHKHLGFPLTDHGITFMWTDEVPKGTGMTAWSAFKENTDYFGKGSHQAVMINYRVDDMDALLDKLKAAGVEIDPHRDDASYGRFAWIVDPEGNRVELWQPLADEA; this comes from the coding sequence ATGGCTTCAACGGGCAGAGTGACTGGCGTTGGCGGAGTTTTCTTACGTGCGCGCGATCCGAAGGCGCTCACGGACTGGTATCACAAACACCTCGGTTTTCCGCTGACGGATCACGGCATCACGTTTATGTGGACCGATGAGGTCCCTAAAGGCACCGGCATGACTGCTTGGAGCGCCTTCAAGGAAAACACGGATTACTTTGGCAAAGGTAGCCATCAGGCCGTGATGATCAACTATCGCGTGGACGATATGGATGCTCTGCTGGACAAGTTGAAGGCAGCGGGCGTGGAGATTGATCCTCATCGCGACGACGCTAGCTACGGACGTTTCGCATGGATTGTTGATCCTGAGGGCAATCGTGTGGAACTCTGGCAGCCGCTTGCAGATGAAGCTTAG